The DNA window TCAACGACCTTCAAAGCGCCTAGCAGTCCGGCGATACTTATCGCTGCCGGCAGCCAGAGCGCGACGCGGTATACATCAACCTTCCGGGCACCGGAGTACGAATCACCGACATCGCCCCGGGGTCACCTATGCTCCTCAGGCGTCAGCCGCGGCGCGGTCGACCAGCGGGTGCTGCTTGAGGCTGGGCAGAGCCAAGCCGTCGGCGTCGAAGAGATGGGCACGGCCGGGATCGAAGCCGCAACACACCTTGTCGTGCACACGATTGGTGACATCGCCATCGGCCATGATGGTCACCATGGACTCGTCCATCATCTGGACATACAGCGAGGTCTGCCCCCCCAGGCGCTCGAGCACCCGGATATCGCCACTCATTGGCCCCTGATCATCGAGCGCCAGGTGCTCGGGGCGGATGCCCAGCTCCAATGAGGTACCGGGGCGCTGGCCCTGGCCATCCACCGGCACCTTGATGACACCGCCGCCCGGCAGGCGCACGCTGGCCCCTTCAGCATCGGCCTCCACCACCTCGACGGGCAGGAAGTTCATCTTCGGCGAACCGATGAAGCCGGCCACGAAACGGTTGAGAGGATGGTGGTAGAGCTCCATGGGCGAGCCGACCTGCTCGACCATGCCACCCTGAAGCACCACGATCTTGTCAGCCATGGTCATGGCCTCGATCTGGTCGTGGGTGACGTAGACCGTGGTGGCATCCAGCTCCTCGTGGAGGCGAACCAGCTCGATGCGCATTTGCACTCGCAGGGCCGCATCCAGGTTGGAGAGCGGCTCGTCGAACAGGCAAATGCTAGGATTGCGCACGATGGCGCGACCGATGGCCACTCGCTGACGCTGGCCGCCGGAGAGCGACTTTGGCTTGCGATCGAGCAGCGGCTCGAGCTGCAGGATCC is part of the Salifodinibacter halophilus genome and encodes:
- the ugpC gene encoding sn-glycerol-3-phosphate ABC transporter ATP-binding protein UgpC; translated protein: MATLQLKQITKRFGDTHIIQGIDLEVNDREFVTFVGPSGCGKSTLLRMIAGLESATSGDIVLNGTRMNDVDPADRDLAMVFQNYALYPHMTVEDNMGFSLRLAGASKKARREKIHEAARILQLEPLLDRKPKSLSGGQRQRVAIGRAIVRNPSICLFDEPLSNLDAALRVQMRIELVRLHEELDATTVYVTHDQIEAMTMADKIVVLQGGMVEQVGSPMELYHHPLNRFVAGFIGSPKMNFLPVEVVEADAEGASVRLPGGGVIKVPVDGQGQRPGTSLELGIRPEHLALDDQGPMSGDIRVLERLGGQTSLYVQMMDESMVTIMADGDVTNRVHDKVCCGFDPGRAHLFDADGLALPSLKQHPLVDRAAADA